A portion of the Bifidobacterium lemurum genome contains these proteins:
- the hisC gene encoding histidinol-phosphate transaminase: MMVNGIRKKAFLCEKYVSGKSMDQVMADYGLTSVVKLGSNENMYAPYPNALKAMRDQIDMVNIYPERDYIRLKELLATKFGVAGPEWISLGHGAGNVLDSVAKTLLEEGDEVIVPEQSYRLYPEISKIMGAKVVEVPLDATYTISLKAFAKAMNDKTKIVWLCNPNNPTGTVVSKEDFDWFVDQMPQNCWLVVDEAYAEFADEGALPDVVSYIKAGKQVIDIRTFSKYYGLAGQRIGYLIADPDFINWYDTVSEPFNSNRLGLAAACALLEQDAEECERCKALMVNDRERMNKELEAIGCVPVHSDANFVFFEMPYDAVEVSESLLRRGVIVRPCAGWGYRRHMRVSIGTTEQNNEFLKQIRAVFGELAAK; this comes from the coding sequence ATGATGGTTAACGGCATTCGCAAGAAAGCTTTTTTGTGTGAGAAATACGTGTCGGGCAAAAGCATGGATCAGGTCATGGCCGATTATGGTCTGACCAGCGTTGTCAAACTTGGGTCAAACGAGAACATGTATGCCCCGTATCCGAACGCGCTCAAGGCCATGCGTGATCAAATAGACATGGTCAACATCTATCCAGAACGTGATTACATCCGGCTCAAGGAGCTGCTTGCCACGAAGTTCGGTGTTGCTGGCCCTGAATGGATTAGCTTGGGACATGGCGCGGGAAACGTGCTGGACTCGGTCGCCAAGACGCTGTTGGAGGAAGGCGATGAGGTGATTGTCCCCGAGCAGTCCTATCGCCTGTATCCGGAGATTTCCAAAATCATGGGTGCCAAGGTCGTCGAAGTGCCTCTGGACGCGACCTACACGATCAGCCTCAAGGCATTCGCCAAAGCGATGAACGACAAGACGAAGATTGTGTGGCTGTGCAATCCGAACAATCCCACTGGCACCGTTGTCAGCAAAGAGGACTTCGACTGGTTCGTGGATCAGATGCCCCAAAACTGCTGGCTTGTGGTGGATGAAGCTTATGCTGAATTCGCCGATGAAGGAGCTTTGCCCGATGTGGTCAGTTACATCAAGGCGGGGAAGCAAGTCATCGACATTCGCACTTTCTCGAAATACTATGGGCTGGCCGGTCAGCGTATCGGCTATCTGATCGCCGATCCAGATTTTATTAACTGGTATGACACCGTTTCCGAACCCTTCAATTCAAATCGACTTGGTCTGGCCGCCGCATGTGCCCTTCTTGAGCAAGATGCCGAGGAATGTGAACGCTGCAAGGCTCTGATGGTCAACGATCGCGAACGTATGAACAAGGAACTTGAGGCCATAGGCTGCGTTCCGGTGCATTCCGACGCGAATTTCGTGTTCTTCGAAATGCCGTACGACGCGGTTGAAGTGAGTGAATCGCTGTTGCGCCGTGGTGTAATCGTACGTCCGTGTGCAGGTTGGGGATATCGACGCCACATGCGCGTTTCAATCGGCACCACCGAGCAGAATAACGAATTCCTCAAACAGATACGCGCTGTTTTCGGTGAACTTGCAGCGAAATGA
- the mmsB gene encoding multiple monosaccharide ABC transporter permease: MSTATATPAAKKGDEQSLKDLLLGNMRSYGIYLALVLVIVVFQILTSGRLLNPNNVVALFQQNAYVLVAAIGMLMVIIATHIDLSVGSVVAFIGGVGALAMKSGLPWFAAIAIMIVLGLLIGAWHGFWVAYVGVPGFVTTLGGMLIFRGLATVVAGESIPVSDSAFRAISVNYLPTVFVGPFALTALVVGIVAIVLVIWSQLNKRAKAVKNGLQAQPMSFVILKCVVATLAIGYITYLLASSGNATQGGIPIVLVIIGVLVGVYYFVLNRMVFGRNVYAVGGNRKAAILSGIDTKKVDFQIFLNMGFLTSVAAIITLSRLASASAQTGMEFEMDAIAACFIGGTAVTGGVGTIPGAMVGALIMGVLNQGLSIMGVDAAWVKTIKGLVVIAAVAYDLLSKRKKG; this comes from the coding sequence ATGTCTACTGCAACCGCAACCCCCGCCGCCAAGAAGGGCGACGAGCAGAGTCTGAAGGACCTGCTGCTCGGCAACATGCGCTCCTACGGCATCTACCTCGCGTTGGTGCTGGTGATCGTCGTCTTCCAGATCCTGACCAGCGGCCGCTTGCTCAACCCCAATAACGTGGTCGCCCTGTTCCAGCAGAACGCCTACGTGCTGGTTGCCGCCATCGGCATGCTGATGGTCATCATCGCCACCCACATCGATCTGTCCGTGGGCTCCGTGGTCGCCTTCATCGGCGGCGTGGGCGCGTTGGCGATGAAAAGCGGGCTTCCGTGGTTCGCCGCGATCGCCATCATGATCGTCCTCGGCCTGCTCATCGGCGCATGGCATGGCTTCTGGGTCGCCTACGTCGGCGTCCCCGGCTTCGTGACCACGCTGGGCGGCATGCTGATCTTCCGCGGTCTGGCCACCGTGGTCGCCGGCGAATCCATCCCCGTGTCCGATTCCGCGTTCCGTGCGATCTCCGTGAACTACCTGCCCACCGTCTTCGTCGGCCCGTTCGCGCTCACCGCACTGGTGGTGGGCATCGTCGCCATCGTGTTGGTGATCTGGTCGCAGCTCAACAAGCGCGCCAAGGCCGTCAAGAACGGTCTGCAGGCCCAGCCGATGAGCTTCGTGATTCTGAAGTGCGTCGTCGCCACCCTTGCCATCGGCTACATCACCTACCTGCTGGCCTCCTCCGGCAACGCCACCCAGGGCGGCATTCCGATCGTGCTGGTCATCATCGGCGTGCTTGTCGGCGTGTACTACTTCGTGCTCAACCGCATGGTGTTCGGCCGTAACGTCTACGCCGTCGGCGGCAACCGCAAGGCCGCCATCCTCTCCGGTATCGACACCAAGAAGGTCGACTTCCAGATCTTCCTGAACATGGGCTTCCTGACCTCGGTCGCCGCCATCATCACCCTGTCCCGTCTGGCCTCCGCCTCGGCGCAGACCGGTATGGAGTTCGAGATGGACGCCATCGCCGCCTGCTTCATCGGCGGCACGGCCGTCACCGGCGGCGTCGGCACCATCCCCGGCGCCATGGTCGGCGCTCTGATCATGGGCGTGCTGAACCAGGGCCTGTCCATCATGGGTGTGGATGCCGCTTGGGTCAAGACCATCAAGGGTCTGGTCGTGATCGCAGCCGTCGCCTACGATCTGCTTTCCAAGCGCAAGAAGGGCTGA
- a CDS encoding sugar ABC transporter ATP-binding protein, translating into MRHIIKRFGPVTALNDVNITVKRGQIFSICGENGAGKSTLMNVLSGVYPYGTYEGDIVYNGDVSQFKTIRDSESQGIVIIHQELALVPYMSIEENIFLGNQHRKGIAIDADAQRKIALEVMKKVGLEESPDTLIANIGVGKQQLVEIAKALTKNVKLLILDEPTAALNDEDSFKLLKLVDDLRRNEGVTAIIISHKLNEIAASADAVQVIRDGQTISHIDIDAEHPLDQDALIRDMVGRPLTNRYPEHESNIGKEMFRIEDWKMHHPLDESRLVAKSVSINVRAGEIVGLAGLIGAGRTETAMSVFGRQYGTHATGKVYMEGKEVQFPTVRAAIDHGVAYATEDRKVYGLNLMKTIRENTSMANLKGMSNHGVIDEAKERKIAEQYRKDFRTKAPTIEMPAGNLSGGNQQKVVLAKWMATDPKVLILDEPTRGIDVGAKYDIYEIIDQLADSGSAVIVISSELPELLGICDRIYTMSNGVITANLNAKETNQEELMRYMTSDVPLAADQVYA; encoded by the coding sequence ATGCGTCATATCATCAAACGCTTCGGCCCGGTCACCGCATTGAACGATGTGAATATCACGGTCAAACGAGGCCAGATATTCTCGATCTGCGGTGAGAACGGAGCCGGCAAATCCACACTGATGAACGTGCTGTCGGGCGTTTATCCGTACGGCACCTACGAAGGCGACATCGTCTACAACGGCGACGTCAGCCAGTTCAAAACCATTCGTGATTCCGAGAGCCAAGGCATCGTGATTATCCATCAGGAGCTGGCGCTTGTGCCCTATATGTCCATCGAGGAGAACATCTTCCTGGGCAACCAGCACAGGAAAGGCATCGCCATCGACGCCGACGCGCAGCGCAAAATCGCTCTTGAGGTGATGAAGAAGGTCGGACTGGAGGAAAGCCCCGACACACTGATCGCCAACATCGGCGTCGGCAAGCAGCAACTCGTCGAAATCGCCAAGGCGCTGACCAAGAACGTGAAGCTGCTCATCCTCGACGAGCCCACCGCCGCTCTGAACGACGAGGACTCGTTCAAGCTGCTCAAGCTGGTCGACGACCTGCGCAGGAACGAAGGCGTCACCGCCATCATCATCTCGCACAAGCTCAACGAGATCGCCGCCTCCGCCGACGCGGTGCAGGTGATCCGCGACGGCCAGACCATCAGCCATATCGACATCGACGCCGAACATCCGCTCGATCAGGACGCGTTGATCAGGGATATGGTCGGCCGTCCGCTGACCAACCGCTATCCGGAGCATGAGTCCAACATCGGCAAGGAGATGTTCCGCATCGAGGATTGGAAGATGCACCATCCGCTCGACGAGTCCCGTCTCGTCGCCAAGAGCGTGAGCATCAACGTGCGCGCCGGCGAAATCGTCGGTCTGGCCGGCCTGATCGGCGCGGGCCGCACGGAAACCGCGATGAGCGTGTTCGGACGCCAGTACGGCACCCACGCCACCGGCAAGGTGTATATGGAGGGCAAGGAGGTCCAGTTCCCGACGGTCCGTGCCGCCATCGACCATGGCGTCGCCTACGCCACCGAGGATCGCAAGGTCTACGGCCTGAACCTGATGAAAACCATTCGGGAGAACACCTCGATGGCCAACCTCAAAGGCATGAGCAACCATGGCGTGATCGACGAGGCCAAGGAACGCAAAATCGCGGAGCAGTACCGCAAGGACTTCCGCACCAAGGCGCCGACCATCGAAATGCCCGCCGGCAACCTCTCCGGAGGCAACCAGCAGAAGGTCGTGCTCGCCAAGTGGATGGCCACCGATCCGAAGGTCCTGATTCTCGATGAACCCACCCGAGGCATCGATGTCGGCGCGAAATACGACATCTACGAGATCATCGACCAGCTGGCCGATTCCGGATCCGCGGTGATCGTGATCAGCTCCGAGCTGCCCGAGCTGCTCGGCATCTGCGATCGCATCTACACGATGAGCAACGGCGTCATCACCGCGAACCTCAACGCCAAGGAAACCAACCAGGAGGAGCTCATGCGCTACATGACCTCCGACGTCCCGCTCGCCGCCGACCAGGTCTACGCCTGA
- a CDS encoding sugar-binding protein — MNKWTKAIGVVAAAALMIPLAACGSTRGETSGGGASDDEVNVGISMPEQMLERWKIDGENLKEQLEGYGYNVTLQYADGKTDQQTSQIQNMANNGMDYVVIASIDGTATGAAAEQVAANGGTVIAYDRLIMNTDAVDYYATFSLTDVGRMQGEYIEEKLGLKDGATGPFNVELMAGSPTDNNARYYFEGAWEVLGPYFESGVLQSQSGKVPASVDDWQSIGIDNWDRQKAQNEMENRINSFYNDGTKLDAVLAQNDAEATGTYNTIEAAGWDYYPIITGQDAEKANVQAIVQGKQSMTVYKDTRELAKATAEMIKALVDGDTPEAPDTFNNGNKDVPSQLLTPVTVDKDNIQEVLIDGGYISAEDAGL, encoded by the coding sequence ATGAACAAGTGGACCAAGGCTATCGGTGTTGTTGCGGCCGCCGCTCTTATGATCCCGCTGGCTGCCTGCGGCAGCACCCGTGGCGAAACCAGCGGGGGGGGGGCTTCCGATGATGAGGTGAACGTCGGCATCTCCATGCCCGAGCAGATGCTCGAGCGTTGGAAGATCGACGGCGAGAACCTCAAGGAACAGCTTGAGGGATACGGATACAACGTCACCCTGCAGTATGCGGACGGCAAGACCGACCAGCAGACCTCACAAATTCAGAACATGGCCAACAACGGCATGGATTACGTGGTCATCGCCTCCATCGATGGTACCGCGACCGGCGCCGCGGCCGAACAGGTGGCCGCCAACGGCGGCACCGTCATCGCCTACGACCGTCTGATCATGAACACGGACGCGGTCGACTATTACGCAACCTTCTCCCTGACCGATGTCGGACGTATGCAGGGCGAGTACATCGAAGAGAAGCTCGGACTCAAGGACGGGGCGACCGGTCCGTTCAACGTCGAACTGATGGCCGGCTCGCCGACCGACAACAACGCCCGCTACTACTTCGAAGGCGCTTGGGAAGTGCTCGGACCGTACTTCGAGTCCGGCGTGCTGCAGTCCCAGTCCGGCAAGGTTCCGGCCTCCGTCGACGATTGGCAGTCCATCGGCATCGACAACTGGGACCGCCAGAAGGCCCAGAACGAGATGGAGAACCGCATCAACTCCTTCTACAACGACGGCACCAAGCTCGACGCGGTGCTCGCCCAGAACGACGCCGAGGCCACTGGCACCTACAACACCATCGAAGCCGCCGGTTGGGACTACTATCCGATCATCACCGGCCAGGACGCCGAAAAGGCCAACGTGCAGGCCATCGTTCAGGGCAAGCAGTCCATGACCGTCTATAAGGACACCCGTGAGCTCGCCAAGGCGACCGCCGAGATGATCAAGGCTCTGGTCGACGGCGACACCCCCGAGGCGCCCGACACCTTCAACAACGGCAACAAGGACGTTCCGTCCCAGCTGCTCACCCCGGTCACGGTTGATAAGGACAACATCCAGGAAGTCCTCATCGACGGTGGCTACATCTCCGCCGAAGACGCGGGTCTGTGA
- a CDS encoding sugar O-acetyltransferase, producing the protein MTEDLERLIDEDEDVRRLFSGRPMQYRKSQTLPQYTAQAMRACAAINRIYFDDPDEAYRLFHELIPGAGEGVQFTPPFNVDYGIGLTIGKGTFINKDFLIVGGGYIDIGENCLIGPRCSIATPNHALDAATRLEGWEHTARVSIGNNVWFGVNVTVCPGVTIGDNSIIGAGSVVTHDIPADSVAVGNPCRVVKSIPDYDPAFAEVEGPGPDVE; encoded by the coding sequence ATGACCGAAGATCTCGAACGTCTGATCGACGAGGATGAGGATGTCCGACGGCTGTTCTCCGGGCGTCCCATGCAGTACCGCAAATCGCAGACGCTGCCGCAATACACCGCACAGGCGATGCGGGCATGCGCCGCCATCAACCGCATCTACTTCGACGATCCCGACGAGGCGTATCGCCTGTTCCACGAGCTCATTCCCGGCGCGGGGGAGGGCGTGCAGTTCACTCCGCCGTTCAACGTGGATTACGGCATCGGTCTGACCATCGGCAAGGGCACCTTCATCAACAAGGACTTCCTGATCGTCGGCGGCGGGTATATCGATATCGGCGAGAACTGCCTGATCGGCCCTCGCTGCTCCATCGCGACTCCCAACCACGCGCTCGATGCCGCCACCCGGCTGGAGGGGTGGGAGCATACCGCCCGCGTGAGCATCGGCAATAATGTATGGTTCGGCGTCAACGTCACCGTCTGTCCTGGTGTGACCATCGGCGACAACTCGATTATCGGCGCCGGCTCCGTCGTCACGCATGACATCCCCGCCGATTCCGTCGCGGTCGGCAATCCGTGCCGCGTGGTCAAATCGATTCCCGATTACGATCCCGCGTTCGCCGAGGTGGAGGGTCCTGGACCTGACGTCGAGTGA
- a CDS encoding glycerophosphodiester phosphodiesterase — translation MADNKTITVNLEMFGKDAAAKTAAANKVAKEFGISDEALAKVEDFKAELTKHNAWGLPFMGYVNEDGYGYAYVPDAAITMTPYWDAHQAFLALPEDVQTAFAIRMLFTHREVDRYGANMFLHYHRGFTVKWEGTGANQY, via the coding sequence ATGGCAGACAACAAGACCATCACCGTGAATCTGGAGATGTTCGGCAAGGACGCCGCCGCCAAAACCGCCGCCGCGAACAAGGTGGCCAAGGAATTCGGCATCAGCGACGAGGCGCTCGCCAAGGTCGAGGATTTCAAGGCCGAACTCACCAAGCACAACGCATGGGGTCTGCCGTTCATGGGCTATGTGAACGAGGACGGCTACGGTTACGCCTACGTGCCGGACGCCGCCATCACCATGACTCCGTACTGGGACGCCCATCAGGCCTTCCTCGCCCTGCCCGAGGACGTGCAGACCGCGTTCGCGATCCGCATGCTCTTCACCCACCGCGAGGTCGACCGCTACGGCGCCAACATGTTCCTGCACTACCACCGCGGATTCACCGTCAAGTGGGAGGGCACCGGCGCCAACCAGTACTGA
- a CDS encoding carbohydrate-binding protein, producing MKLKLCKSVALASAVALLGGSMAVATPAVAASANSVTVDLNATTGEITHGATGFLYGLADDGVPSDTLLNGLTSLHTTVGRAPGGAQHPNGDAIATADQWKRNGGGDIQIYMKDYYSQWGYEAYSGSMEEDYVPKIEQMVNAVNESPYAQSFVYVPFNEPDYNDANYNKSDKFDALLEDWDTAYRTIKTLDPDARIAGLNFAVYDSAKYEAFLKHAVENDTVPDIVTWHELDGAIPRIYEDIENWRALEDEYLGVDSDLPISINEYAKSGGDEQVQPGTLVQYISRFETAGVSAALPYWYPAGDLDWLATHNNQATGSWWLYSWYGQMKGQLLEVAMTDRDQSMQALAAYDESTRQTRVLFGGDTSSTLTLNGLSSRYADGAHVTVYGVDATAKASNATKDVPEASDGPYRVAEYNISGDDATLELSGLNRYSAYYAIVTPGRTADETASGLYEAEYARVSGEATPMYEDGSDISGVGYVQGYDGADADTAFFVTAEKDGYYDLSVRYSSASDARIVLKLNRQDAVELELPGTGGSDAWGTAVARVYMPLGINQVDLTGGTYGIKVDSLEVLAADDDAVRTYEAESGYNDLEGAARVEGNIVSYIGNGEGNTLRFNNIEAAEEGDYTITFAYAHNEYTNDNEFQIVNRWADVTVNDDSSTTQRVVFANTRDWNDFWTTSIRVCLKEGSNTVMVGNATGYAPNLDYITVAKTAAQTSAKPDADPGTQPADKAELNKVIEQAKRIDADGYTSESYAALKDSLTKAEAILAKDDASQDEVDAAVAALRDGIGGLKEIVSGYDGQSGSDTSDLERDDRRNLGDTGTAVAGILSVAVVLIASGTVMLLWRKRSV from the coding sequence ATGAAGTTGAAATTATGCAAGTCTGTGGCTCTCGCGTCGGCTGTGGCGCTATTGGGCGGCAGCATGGCCGTGGCGACTCCCGCCGTGGCGGCCTCGGCTAATTCCGTGACGGTGGATCTCAACGCAACCACCGGAGAGATTACACATGGGGCGACGGGCTTCCTATACGGTCTTGCGGATGATGGCGTGCCTTCCGACACTTTGCTGAACGGTCTGACGAGTCTGCACACCACGGTCGGGCGGGCTCCGGGCGGCGCTCAGCATCCCAATGGCGATGCAATCGCCACAGCCGACCAATGGAAGCGCAACGGCGGCGGCGATATTCAGATCTATATGAAGGACTACTACTCCCAGTGGGGCTATGAAGCCTATTCAGGCTCCATGGAGGAAGACTATGTTCCGAAGATCGAGCAGATGGTGAACGCCGTGAATGAAAGTCCATATGCTCAGTCTTTCGTCTACGTGCCATTCAACGAGCCGGACTACAACGACGCCAACTACAACAAAAGCGACAAATTCGATGCGTTATTGGAAGATTGGGACACCGCGTATCGAACGATTAAAACGTTGGATCCCGATGCGCGCATAGCGGGACTGAACTTCGCTGTGTATGACAGCGCCAAATACGAGGCTTTTCTGAAGCATGCCGTTGAGAACGACACCGTGCCGGACATTGTGACATGGCATGAACTCGACGGAGCCATTCCTCGAATCTATGAGGATATCGAGAACTGGCGGGCGCTGGAGGACGAGTATCTCGGAGTTGATTCCGATCTGCCCATAAGCATCAACGAATACGCCAAATCCGGTGGCGACGAACAGGTGCAGCCGGGGACGCTGGTGCAGTACATCTCACGTTTTGAAACCGCCGGAGTGAGCGCGGCTCTGCCATATTGGTACCCCGCCGGAGACCTGGACTGGTTGGCCACCCACAACAACCAGGCGACCGGTTCGTGGTGGTTGTATAGCTGGTACGGCCAAATGAAAGGCCAACTGTTGGAGGTGGCGATGACGGATCGCGACCAGTCGATGCAAGCGCTCGCCGCATATGACGAATCCACGCGGCAGACCCGCGTGCTGTTCGGCGGAGACACCTCGTCGACGCTCACGTTGAATGGTCTCTCATCCCGATACGCGGATGGCGCACACGTCACCGTATATGGCGTTGACGCCACGGCAAAGGCCTCGAATGCGACCAAGGACGTTCCCGAGGCGTCGGATGGTCCGTATCGAGTGGCCGAATACAACATCTCCGGTGATGACGCGACTCTTGAATTGAGCGGCTTGAATCGATACTCCGCCTATTACGCCATCGTGACGCCCGGCCGGACGGCCGATGAGACTGCATCCGGTCTGTACGAGGCCGAGTACGCCCGCGTTTCGGGCGAGGCGACCCCCATGTATGAGGACGGTTCCGATATCTCAGGGGTCGGCTATGTGCAGGGATATGACGGAGCCGATGCGGACACCGCGTTTTTCGTGACCGCGGAGAAGGACGGATACTACGATCTGTCGGTGCGCTACTCCAGCGCGTCCGACGCGAGAATCGTGCTCAAGCTCAACCGTCAGGACGCTGTGGAACTCGAATTGCCGGGAACTGGCGGCTCTGATGCGTGGGGCACCGCCGTGGCGCGCGTCTATATGCCGTTGGGCATCAATCAGGTTGATTTGACCGGCGGCACTTACGGCATCAAAGTCGACTCCTTGGAAGTCCTTGCCGCCGACGATGACGCCGTGCGCACGTACGAGGCGGAAAGCGGATACAACGATCTTGAAGGTGCCGCCCGGGTCGAGGGCAACATCGTGTCCTATATCGGCAACGGTGAGGGAAACACCCTGCGTTTCAACAACATCGAGGCCGCGGAGGAAGGAGACTATACGATCACTTTCGCATATGCGCACAACGAATACACGAACGACAACGAATTCCAAATCGTGAATCGTTGGGCTGATGTGACGGTGAATGACGATTCCTCCACTACGCAGCGTGTGGTGTTCGCCAATACTCGCGACTGGAATGATTTCTGGACCACTTCCATTCGCGTGTGTCTGAAGGAGGGGTCCAATACCGTCATGGTGGGCAACGCCACAGGCTATGCGCCGAACCTCGATTACATCACCGTGGCGAAAACCGCAGCGCAGACATCCGCTAAGCCGGACGCCGATCCAGGGACGCAGCCTGCGGATAAGGCCGAACTGAACAAGGTCATCGAGCAGGCAAAACGTATTGATGCCGACGGGTATACCTCCGAATCGTATGCGGCGCTCAAGGATTCGTTGACCAAGGCGGAGGCGATCCTCGCCAAGGATGATGCCAGTCAAGATGAGGTGGATGCCGCCGTCGCTGCTCTGCGTGACGGTATCGGAGGTCTGAAGGAGATCGTCTCAGGCTACGACGGACAGAGCGGTTCCGACACGTCGGATCTGGAGCGAGACGATCGTCGGAATCTCGGCGATACGGGAACGGCCGTCGCTGGAATCCTGTCAGTCGCGGTGGTCCTTATCGCATCTGGGACTGTGATGCTGCTCTGGCGCAAGCGCAGTGTGTGA